The Mercurialis annua linkage group LG2, ddMerAnnu1.2, whole genome shotgun sequence genome contains a region encoding:
- the LOC126668483 gene encoding uncharacterized protein LOC126668483 has translation MFGAVFGLSTPLFISGISFGEHVRLSPYSGCLRNSQGHGNFADWCLNWMVHLNPDQQTLAAFICWKLWLNRNEEVWQNKMGTASSLIAEAGFLMASWLAANRRGAELRMAEVLKGDGVVRWCPPEQGWLKANVDAAVYGGKQEIGVGVVVRDWLGCVVMVLQVKILGSFSPRITELMGIREALS, from the exons ATGTTTGGAGCTGTATTTGGGCTGTCCACGCCCCTCTTCATATCCGGAATTTCCTTTGGAGAGCATGTTCGGTTATCTCCCTACAGTGGATGTCTTAGAAACTCGCAAG GTCATGGGAATTTTGCTGATTGGTGTTTGAATTGGATGGTGCATCTTAATCCTGATCAGCAAACTCTTGCGGCGTTTATTTGTTGGAAGTTGTGGCTCAACAGGAATGAAGAAGTTTGGCAGAATAAAATGGGGACAGCTAGTTCTTTGATAGCTGAAGCGGGTTTTTTGATGGCTTCGTGGTTGGCAGCAAATAGGCGGGGTGCCGAGCTGAGAATGGCAGAGGTGCTAAAGGGTGATGGAGTTGTTCGTTGGTGTCCTCCAGAGCAAGGATGGCTAAAAGCCAACGTGGACGCTGCGGTGTACGGTGGGAAGCAGGAGATTGGTGTGGGAGTTGTGGTGAGAGATTGGTTAGGGTGTGTAGTTATGGTTCTCCAGGTCAAGATCCTTGGTTCGTTTTCTCCGCGAATTACAGAACTTATGGGAATAAGAGAGGCGCTTAGCTAG